The Mucilaginibacter sp. PAMB04168 genome contains the following window.
TGGCCGCTGGCACTGCTGCTGGGTGTGGTTATAGCCCTGTTACTGTATAGCAAGTATCATGGCGTTTTATTGCTGTTTTTTACGCTGCTGGCCAACTTAAAAGTGTTAAAACGGTTAACGTTTTGGGTGATACCTGTGCTAACTGTATTGCTGTATTTGCCGCATATATTATGGCAGGTTAATCATGGTTATCCATCAGTTAACTATCACCTGTTCGAGCGTTCGTCAGCGGTGTATGAATTTTCGCGCACTTTACAATATATTCCGGCGCAGTTACTGATGGCTGGTCCGCTGGTTGGATGGCTGTTGTTCTATTACAGCTCGCGGGTAAAAGTTAAAGATGCTTTTATACGCTGCCTGGTGTTTAATGCGGCAGGTATGTTTATCTTCTTTTGGCTCAATACCGCCAAAGGCAACGTACAACCCCACTGGACGCTTATTGGCTTTGTGCCTTTACTGCTGCTGGTACTCATCAAGCTTAAACAAACCATTGTACAGCCGGTATGGGCGTATCGCCTGGCGTTTATTAATGCAGCCATCATTATACTATTCAGGGTGATGCTTATAGCCGGAGTGCCGTTCGTGAAAAACCTGCCCACCGTAAAAAATTATTTTTACCACGATGAATGGGCAGCTCACATCAAACAAAAAGCTGGAAATAATTATGTGATTATGCCGTTAGGCTTCCAACCGGCGTCTAAATACAATTACTATACCCGCAGCCTTAAAGGCTTTTCGTATGATGTATTTGACTACCGCCGTACACAGTACGAGCTGTGGCCCATTGAAGATAGCCTACAGCATAAAAAAGCCTATTACCTGGTTACCTACCCGCTGCATGGACCGGGAGTAGATAGTATAAACACCAAGCTTGGCATGTGGTACGGCAAGTGGGTAAACAATGTGCGCACGTATCAAAAAATCGATATCCTGTCTGACCGGTACAAAGTTACCGCCAGGCCCGGGGAAGCGGTAACTTTTAAGCTGCAACTGGTTAATCCGTATAGCTATACGGTAAACTTTGGCGGTATTCGGCAAAAAAATAGCACCGTATTACGTGCCTGTTTTTATGAGGGCGAAGAGCAGGCCATATTAAGAAGAGCCGAACCAAGCTTTAATCAATTAATCATCCCCTCACACCAAAAGGCTAACTATACCCTCACCGTTAAGGCGCCTAATGTCAAAGGAAAGTATGATTTGATCTTTTCTATCCGTACCACGCCTTTTCCAGGGGGGCGTAACAGCCGTATTGTTACTTTTACCGTTCAATAACTTATCCACTTAAATGAATAAAAAGTTTTACTTCGTTATCTTTTGCTTACTGCTTGCCCGCCTTGCGCAGGCGCAGCAAAGTTTAGATATTCATTTCAACGGCCTCGGCTTTTTAGATAACCGCGAATACCAGGCCTACACCGAGCGCTCGCGCACTTACTCGGGCACCCGTTTAGCGCTGGATCTGGGCCTTAACATGGATAGCCTTAACCATTTTATAGTGGGTATAAACGGTATACATGAGTTTGGCGCCAAGCCTTACTTTTTAAAAGTGGATCCGGTGGCCTATTACAAATTTGAAAGCAGCAAATGGTTGTTCAATGCCGGTATGTTTCCGCGGGCGGGGTTGCTTACTAACTATCCACGCGCTATACTTAATGATACCCTGATGTATTATCGTCCTAATGTAGAAGGGTTGTTAACCCGCTACCAGGGTGCGCATGGCAATATTACTTTATGGCTTGATTGGGTAAGCCGCCAAACCAATACCGATAGGGAGCAGTTTCTGTTTGGTGCATCGGGTAAGTATTTGCCTAACCAGTTAGGGCCGCTGTATGCCTCTTACTACTTTATGTTATTACATGATGCCGGAGCGGTTGTTACCGTGCCAAACGATCATATACGCGATAACGGTGCGGCGCAGGTAAGATTGGGCTACAACTTTGGCAAACACACAATGTTCGATTCGCTTTCTGTTGAAGTGGGCGGCATGATGTCGCTGGAGCGGGTGCGTACCGGCGAGGGTGGTGGCTGGAGAAAGCCTTTGGGCTTGGTGGCCAGTGCCTATGCCAGCTTTGGGCGTTTTGCCTTGTTTGATGAATTTTATAAAGGTGATGGTCATCACGTAACCTACGGCGATGCCTTTTATGAAAAGAAAATATACAACCGCCTGGATATTATCTATACGCCGTTTTTATTTAAGCATGTAAAAGGTCAGTTCATCCTGAGTTTACACCAATCGCCGGCGCATTTGAATGATAATCAGGAAGCCTTTAGAATTGTATATGACCTGGGGCGGAAAAACCTGGTCAGATTTAAGGATGACAACTAACTAAGTAGATATACCTATGGAAACTCCCAAAGTTTGTGAACACCTGGCCGCAATAAAAGAGGTTAAAGTGGCAGCTAAGCACGTTTGTGAAGAATGCGTTAAACAAGGCGATACCTGGCTGCACTTGCGTACCTGCCAAACCTGCGGCGTAACCCTTTGCTGTGATTCATCGCCCAATAAGCACATGACGCAGCATTTTCACCAAACACAGCACCCGGTGGTATCATCGGCAGAGCAGCATGAATGGTGGCTGTGGTGTTATGTAGATGAAGACTTTGTGGAGTATTAGCCTGCAGGCACTGCTGATCTATAGAAAAATAAGCGGCAGAAATAAATGTTAAAACAACGCTTCCTGCTAATCTTTACCAAAATATTACCCGTAATATAGCGGGTAATATTACCTTTGAACAACAACAAAATACATTACTGTTATGCAATATGATGTTATCGTTATAGGTTCGGGCCCGGGTGGTTATGTGGCTGCCATACGTGCTGCCCAACTGGGTTTAAAAACGGCCTGTATTGAAAAGTACAGCACTTTTGGCGGTACTTGCCTAAACGTAGGCTGTATCCCGTCAAAAGCCCTGCTCGACTCGAGCGAGCACTACCACAATGCGGCGCACACTTTTAAAACCCACGGTATTAACCTGGATAACTTAAGCGTTGATTTTGCCCAGATGGTAAACCGCAAAAATGAAGTAGTTGCACAAACTACCGGCGGTATCTCCTTCCTGTTCAAAAAGAATAAAATTACCTCTTACCAGGGTATGGGTTCTTTTAAAGACAAAAATACCATTGTTATTAAGAAAGATGACGGCAGTGAAGAAATCATTACCGGTAAAAGTGTAATTATAGCCACCGGCTCAAAACCATCGAGCCTGCCGTTTTTGCCTATCGATAAAAAACGCATCATCACCTCAACCGAGGCTTTAAACCTGCCCGAAGTACCTAAGCACCTGGTGCTGATTGGCGGCGGTGTTATTGGTTTGGAATTAGGCTCGGTATATGCCCGTTTAGGCGCCAAGGTATCTGTGGTTGAATACATGGATGCTATCATTCCAACTATGGATAAGCAACTGGGTAAAGAACTGCAAAAAAGCCTGCAAAAGCTGGGTATGGAGTTTTACCTGGGTCACAAAGTTACCGGTGCATCGGTAGAGGGTGAAGAAGTTACCGTAACTTTTGATACCCCTAAAGGCGAAAAGAAAGAGCTGAAAGGCGATTACTGCCTGGTTGCCGTTGGCCGTGTGGCTTATACCGACAGCTTGGGCCTGGAAAATATTGGTATAACTGTAGAAGAGCGCGGTCGTAAAATTGCGGTTGACGAGCATCTGGAAACCTCTGTAAAAGGCGTTTATGCCATTGGCGACGTGATACGCGGTGCTATGCTGGCCCACAAGGCTGAGGATGAAGGTACATTTGTAGCCGAAATTATTGCCGGCCAAAAACCGCACATCAACTACAACCTGATACCAGGTGTGGTTTATACTTGGCCCGAGGTGGCAAGCGTAGGCCAAACCGAGGAGCAACTGAAAGAAAAAGGTGTTAAATATAAATCAGGCTCATTCCCATTCAAAGCCAGCGGCCGGGCACGTGCCAGTATGGATATTGATGGTTTTGTTAAAGTACTGGCCGATGCCGCTACCGACGAGATATTGGGCATGCACATGATTGGTCCGCGTGCGGCCGATATGATAGCCGAAGGCGTAGTAGCCATGGAGTTCCGTGCCAGTGCCGAGGATGTAACCCGCATGAGCCATGCGCACCCAACCTACACCGAAGCCATCCGCGAAGCCTGCTTAGCCGCTACCGAAAACCGGGCTATACATATTTAGTGAATAGTTATTGGGGATTAAGTTATTAGAACCCAATTTTAATAATATAGAGGTTGCAGGTTTGTACTGCAACCTTTTTTGTTGATGGATGTTTGTTGAATTAAGATAGAGGCTGGTGTTTGGAGATTGTTACCATCGTGAGCAAACCCATCAGCAATGACAGCTTTTTTTAGCTCAAAAATACTCCGTTCTATTAAGACAGATATACATGACCACCATTCTTTCCATAATCATCGTCCTCTTAACCATAGCCGCTATGGAAGCCTTATCCTGGTTTATACATAAATACCTGTTTCATGGGCCGCTTTGGTTTATACATAAAACCCACCACCAGGAACGCCACGGCTGGTTTGAGCTAAACGATGTTTTTAGTATGGGCTTTGCAGCCTTATCTTTATGGCTGATGTGGGAAGGACACCGGACGTTCGACTACCGCTTTTGGATAGGTATAGGCATAAGTGTGTACGGCATGATCTATTTTATCTTTCACGACTGGTTTATACATAATCGCTTTAAGTCATTTAGAACAACTAATAAATATTTGCTGAGCATCCGCCGTGCTCATAAGATTCATCATAAATCGACAGAGAAAAACCCATCAGAAGAATTTGGTTTACTGGTGGCAAGTAAGAAATATTTCAGAAGGTAGGTTGTTGATGGGTTTCTATTTAATGGCTCTATAGTATATTGCCTTATAAGTTGGTCATCTTCATAGACCTTGATTTTGGGAACGGTTGGCTGAAACTTCATAATGCCTTCTGATCGCTCACTTTTCTTTCTAATGTACTGGCTGAATGGATGAATATACATTCACCTACAATATTGATTCGTTTTAGAGATAGCATTAAAGAAGGTATTTAGTACTTGATTTAACAAATTTAAATAAATCACCTATATGATTATGAGGTTGTTTATCATGCAATGATGGAGGTCTAATCAAGATAAAATTCCGAAATTCGCCCTCCGACATCCGATATCAAAACTATGCTGCACATTCAGGAAAACGTTTCGCTTAAAAAATTTAACACTTTTGGTATTGAGGCCCTGGCCCGGTATTTTGTGGAAATTAACCACGAGCAGGATCTGGTTGAATTATTTAGCGATAACCGTTGGCTTACAGTTGAACGCCTTGTGATGGGCGGCGGCAGCAATATGTTGCTCGTAAACGATTTTAGCGGACTTGTTATTCGCCTGAACATACAAGGCATTACCCAGCAAACCGAAGGTGATACCGTTTTTGTAGAAACTGGTGCCGGCGAGGTGTGGAACGACCTGGTAATGTATTGTGTAGAGCGTGGCTTTGCCGGCATGGAAAACCTGAGTTTGATACCAGGCTCGGTAGGTGCATCGCCTATTCAAAATATTGGTGCATACGGGGTGGAGTTAAAGGATGTATTTGAAAGCTGTAGGGCCTTTGAGATTGTGACCGGGCAGTTTAAGACATTCGGTAAAGAAGACTGCCAATTTGGTTACCGCGAGAGTGTATTTAAATCGGCCCTCAGGGGGCAGTATATCATCACTTCGGTAAAGTTCAAGCTGTCGCTCACGCCTCAATTAAATATAAGCTATGGAGCCATTGAGCAGGAGCTGGCTAACCGTGGAATCACACAACCAACTATTAAAGACGTATCGCAGGTGGTATCGGCCATACGGGTTTCTAAACTGCCCGACCCGTCTACTATTGGCAATTCCGGAAGCTTCTTTAAAAATCCGGTTATTCCGGCAGCACAATTCCAAAAATTATACGAACAACATCCGGCTGTTTCCTACTACCCCGCAGGAGAAGGCTTTGTGAAACTGGCAGCCGGCTGGCTCATTGAGCAGTGTGGCTGGAAAGGCAAAGCCATTGGCCATACCGGAACCTGGAAGAATCAGGCCCTGGTATTAGTTAACCACGGTGGTGCTACAGGTAAAGAAGTGTATGATCTGTCGTCGCAAATCATAGACAGTGTGTATACCAGGTTTGGTGTAATGCTGGAGCGCGAAGTGAACATTATTCAGTAAACCTTACACTTCTGTACCATTATTCCGAAAATCTAAACAATTCGTACAGTATTGTATTCAAACAAGAAGACAATGATTTGTAACTAATAATTAAATTTTAGTCTAATTGTTTAATTGATGTTAAATAATTGTGTTACAGAAATTTAATGTTCTTGTTTTTGTTTTTAAAAAGCGCATTTTCTTTTAAATACGGCGGTTTATGAGCTTAGTAAACTAATTTGTTATTTGGCACCGGGCCAAAACGGTATCATGTTTGCCAATGTATCTGTACAAAACTTTAACAGATAACAGAATGACAAAGATTGAGTTTAACACCATGGTTCTGCGCCAAGCCAGTTCACTACGTTCATACGCACTGCACTTCACTCATGACGCAGACGATGCTAACGACCTTGTTCAGGATACAATGTTGAAGGCTATAACTTATTACAATAAGTTTAAAGAAGGCACCAACTTAAAAGGATGGTTGTATACCATCATGAAAAACACTTTTATCAATAACTACCGCCGCTTTGTAAAGATGAGCACTTTTGTAACCAAGTCAGAAGAAATCTCATCGGCTAACTTAGTATTCAGTTCAACTAAAAACCAGGGCGAATCTAAATTCGTGATGGATGATATACGCCGTGCTTTAGACCGGTTACCAGAAGATTATTATGTGCCTTTTACCATGTACTTCGAAGGTCATAAATATCATGAAATTGCCGACCACTTAACTATCCCAATAGGTACGGTTAAAACCCGCATCCACGTAGCACGTAAACTTTTAAAGAAAAATCTGAAAGCTTATGATAACGGTGTTAAAAAACCAATCTACGCTGAAGAAGAATAATCTGTATATTTAAACTCAATATAACTGATAACGAAGGCTCGCTTTAATCAAGCGGGCCTTTTTTGCTTTGATTTACAATAAGTGTTCTCTCAAAAAAATGAGCATTCTTCCGAACCGATAGGCTTACCGGTTAAGACTCGAAATAGCAGGGTGGAAATCTGACTGTGTAAATAACACGCTTCAACCTTTAAGCATCTTTATGGCCTCTTTAGCCGCTACCTGACCCGAAATCAATGCCGGCGGCACACCCGGACCGGGTACTGTCAGTTGGCCTGTATACAGCATATTTTTAATCTTTTTAGCACGCATAGCTGGTTTTAGGAATGCGGTTTGCAAAAGCGTGTTAGCCAAACCGTAGGCATTACCTTTAAAAGAATGATAATCGGCCTTAAAATCATTCATAGCGTAGCTGCGCTTTACTACGATATTGTTACGAATACTTTGGCCGGTTATAGCTTCGAACCTATCCAGCATCAGGCTGAAGTATTTTTCGCGCAAGGTTTCATCATCATGCAGGCCAGGCGCCAAAGGCATTAAAAAAAACAGGTTCTCACAACCTTCAGGTGCTACGGTGCTGTCGGTTTTAGATGTGCACGATACATAAAATAAAGGTTTGCTTGGCCATTGCGGTTCACTGTATATTTCTTTTGCATGCAGCTCAAAGTCCTCGTCAAAAAACAGGTTATGGTGCTGTATATTATCTACCCGTTTGTTAACACCTACATAGTAAAGCAAACTTGAGGGCGACATGGTACGGCTGTCCCAGTATTTGCCGGTATAATTTTGATGGGCATTATCTATCAAGTGCTGGTCAACATGCTCATAATCGGCACCGGCTATTACAAAGTTTGCGGTAAGCATACCTTGCGTAGTTTGCAAACTGGTAACACTGCCATCGGTAATATCAATTTTGGTAACTTCTGTATTTAACTTAATAACCACACCATAGCTCTCGGCCATTTTTACCATGGCTTTCACTATCTCGTGCATACCGCCCTGCGGGTACCAGGTACCCAAAGCTAGGTCGGCATAATTCATCATGCTGTACATAGCTGGGGTATTTTGCGGCGTAGCACCTAAAAACAGTACGGGAAATTCGAGCAGCTTAACCAGTTTAGGGTTTTTAAAGTACTTACGCACATGCTTGCTCATGCTGGTAAGCAACTGTATGCTCAGGCTCTTTTTAACCAGGTTAAAATCAAAGTATTCAGTTACCGAATGCGAAGGTTTGAACACATATTCGCCCATACCAACCCTGTACTTGTATTCGGCCTGGTCCAAAAACTCTTGCAGGCATTTGCTACTGCCAGACTCTATTTGCTCAAATACATTCTTCAAAGCATCCATACTTGCCGGTACATCCAGCACGTCATCTTTGCCATAATAAACACGATAGCCGGGGTCGAGCCTGGTAAGTTCGTAAAAGTCTGACGGATGTTTATGGAACAGGGCAAAGTAGTTTTCAAAAACATCTGGCATCCAATACCAGCTTGGACCCATGTCAAAAGTAAAGCCGTCTTGCTGCCAAATGCGGGCACGGCCCCCAGGTTGGTCGTTTTTTTCGAGTATGGTAACCGCGTAGCCTTCTTTCGCCAGTACGGTAGCTGCTGCCAGGCCGGCAAAGCCTGCACCTATAACAATAACCTGTTGTTTGTTCATGCCGTGTTTACAAGTACAAATAAAGCAATTTGTTTGATACCGGTACGAAACAAGTTTGGCCCAATTTGTGTACATTTGGTATAAACTTGCACTAAGTGATGAATTTATTTGATGAAACCTGCTTTGAATGCAGTAAAATAATTACCACCAAGTACAGTACATCCTTTAGCAAGGGTATAATGGCCTTTGATAAGCGTTTTCGCTATCCCATATATGCTATCTACGGTTTTGTGCGGTATGCCGATGAGATTGTAGACACATTTCACGATTATGATAAGGCCAAACTTATAGCCAGTTTC
Protein-coding sequences here:
- a CDS encoding sterol desaturase family protein, with the translated sequence MTTILSIIIVLLTIAAMEALSWFIHKYLFHGPLWFIHKTHHQERHGWFELNDVFSMGFAALSLWLMWEGHRTFDYRFWIGIGISVYGMIYFIFHDWFIHNRFKSFRTTNKYLLSIRRAHKIHHKSTEKNPSEEFGLLVASKKYFRR
- the lpdA gene encoding dihydrolipoyl dehydrogenase translates to MQYDVIVIGSGPGGYVAAIRAAQLGLKTACIEKYSTFGGTCLNVGCIPSKALLDSSEHYHNAAHTFKTHGINLDNLSVDFAQMVNRKNEVVAQTTGGISFLFKKNKITSYQGMGSFKDKNTIVIKKDDGSEEIITGKSVIIATGSKPSSLPFLPIDKKRIITSTEALNLPEVPKHLVLIGGGVIGLELGSVYARLGAKVSVVEYMDAIIPTMDKQLGKELQKSLQKLGMEFYLGHKVTGASVEGEEVTVTFDTPKGEKKELKGDYCLVAVGRVAYTDSLGLENIGITVEERGRKIAVDEHLETSVKGVYAIGDVIRGAMLAHKAEDEGTFVAEIIAGQKPHINYNLIPGVVYTWPEVASVGQTEEQLKEKGVKYKSGSFPFKASGRARASMDIDGFVKVLADAATDEILGMHMIGPRAADMIAEGVVAMEFRASAEDVTRMSHAHPTYTEAIREACLAATENRAIHI
- the murB gene encoding UDP-N-acetylmuramate dehydrogenase, which codes for MLHIQENVSLKKFNTFGIEALARYFVEINHEQDLVELFSDNRWLTVERLVMGGGSNMLLVNDFSGLVIRLNIQGITQQTEGDTVFVETGAGEVWNDLVMYCVERGFAGMENLSLIPGSVGASPIQNIGAYGVELKDVFESCRAFEIVTGQFKTFGKEDCQFGYRESVFKSALRGQYIITSVKFKLSLTPQLNISYGAIEQELANRGITQPTIKDVSQVVSAIRVSKLPDPSTIGNSGSFFKNPVIPAAQFQKLYEQHPAVSYYPAGEGFVKLAAGWLIEQCGWKGKAIGHTGTWKNQALVLVNHGGATGKEVYDLSSQIIDSVYTRFGVMLEREVNIIQ
- the crtI gene encoding phytoene desaturase family protein → MNKQQVIVIGAGFAGLAAATVLAKEGYAVTILEKNDQPGGRARIWQQDGFTFDMGPSWYWMPDVFENYFALFHKHPSDFYELTRLDPGYRVYYGKDDVLDVPASMDALKNVFEQIESGSSKCLQEFLDQAEYKYRVGMGEYVFKPSHSVTEYFDFNLVKKSLSIQLLTSMSKHVRKYFKNPKLVKLLEFPVLFLGATPQNTPAMYSMMNYADLALGTWYPQGGMHEIVKAMVKMAESYGVVIKLNTEVTKIDITDGSVTSLQTTQGMLTANFVIAGADYEHVDQHLIDNAHQNYTGKYWDSRTMSPSSLLYYVGVNKRVDNIQHHNLFFDEDFELHAKEIYSEPQWPSKPLFYVSCTSKTDSTVAPEGCENLFFLMPLAPGLHDDETLREKYFSLMLDRFEAITGQSIRNNIVVKRSYAMNDFKADYHSFKGNAYGLANTLLQTAFLKPAMRAKKIKNMLYTGQLTVPGPGVPPALISGQVAAKEAIKMLKG
- a CDS encoding sigma-70 family RNA polymerase sigma factor, yielding MTKIEFNTMVLRQASSLRSYALHFTHDADDANDLVQDTMLKAITYYNKFKEGTNLKGWLYTIMKNTFINNYRRFVKMSTFVTKSEEISSANLVFSSTKNQGESKFVMDDIRRALDRLPEDYYVPFTMYFEGHKYHEIADHLTIPIGTVKTRIHVARKLLKKNLKAYDNGVKKPIYAEEE
- a CDS encoding glycosyltransferase family 39 protein; this encodes MFNTTLSKNTSAKYITYFILGWTVLNLLQAATLGIHSDEAYYWMYSRFLDWGYYDHPPMVALFIRMGDALIPNELGLRLMTVISSSLSAYLLWLIARRYQADARWFVILFCGVFAFNIYGFTTTPDAPLLLFSVLFYYVYQQYLEKDSWPLALLLGVVIALLLYSKYHGVLLLFFTLLANLKVLKRLTFWVIPVLTVLLYLPHILWQVNHGYPSVNYHLFERSSAVYEFSRTLQYIPAQLLMAGPLVGWLLFYYSSRVKVKDAFIRCLVFNAAGMFIFFWLNTAKGNVQPHWTLIGFVPLLLLVLIKLKQTIVQPVWAYRLAFINAAIIILFRVMLIAGVPFVKNLPTVKNYFYHDEWAAHIKQKAGNNYVIMPLGFQPASKYNYYTRSLKGFSYDVFDYRRTQYELWPIEDSLQHKKAYYLVTYPLHGPGVDSINTKLGMWYGKWVNNVRTYQKIDILSDRYKVTARPGEAVTFKLQLVNPYSYTVNFGGIRQKNSTVLRACFYEGEEQAILRRAEPSFNQLIIPSHQKANYTLTVKAPNVKGKYDLIFSIRTTPFPGGRNSRIVTFTVQ
- a CDS encoding UBP-type zinc finger domain-containing protein; translation: METPKVCEHLAAIKEVKVAAKHVCEECVKQGDTWLHLRTCQTCGVTLCCDSSPNKHMTQHFHQTQHPVVSSAEQHEWWLWCYVDEDFVEY